In a genomic window of Caloenas nicobarica isolate bCalNic1 chromosome 1, bCalNic1.hap1, whole genome shotgun sequence:
- the NINJ2 gene encoding ninjurin-2, with protein sequence MASEGENINLQGVNPRLRLNGPMNINHYATKKSVAESMLDVALFMANVTQLKAVLEQGTSFQYYVTLIVLISISLFFQVVIGILLIITARLNLNDVAKQPRLNILNNTATALIFITVILNIFITAFGVQKTGLYPTRNFRPY encoded by the exons GGCGTGAATCCTCGGCTCCGGCTTAACGGGCCGATGAACATCAACCACTACGCGACAAAGAAGAGCGTGGCAGAGAGCATGCTGGACGTGGCGCTCTTCATGGCCAATGTCACGCAGCTCAAGgcggtgctggagcaggggactTCCTTCCAGTACTACGTCACCCTCATCGTGCTCATCAGCATCTCCCTCTTCTTCCAGGTGGTGATTGGGATTCTCCTCATCATCACTG CTCGATTGAACCTGAATGATGTTGCAAAGCAACCCCGCCTGAATATACTCAACAACACTGCCACAGCTCTCATCTTCATCACGGTCATCCTCAACATCTTCATCACAGCCTTTGGGGTGCAGAAGACTGGCCTCTACCCTACCAGGAATTTTCGACCTTATTAA